The following proteins come from a genomic window of Pocillopora verrucosa isolate sample1 chromosome 6, ASM3666991v2, whole genome shotgun sequence:
- the LOC136281498 gene encoding A disintegrin and metalloproteinase with thrombospondin motifs 3-like isoform X2: MDSLLVWSTVTLIILLRTYVSGGPTEKLHHHMTKREIQYYFNVDDHNKVPEYEVSNPYQSNDEGEFVSYSLHPARAKRSLGLDDFSSFKLNAFGSNLHLKLKRNEHLISPGLKVLRENSDGSMTSYPVPENTYYLGHVASDPSSTVAVSNNGGLTGIVKTSRDTLFVHPLPAHLAKHVTSSEDATPHLVHRRSVKEEVISLKNDVMHMVKEEN; encoded by the exons ACGTAAGCGGCGGGCCAACTGAG AAACTTCATCATCACATGACAAAGAGAGAGATTCAATATTACTTCAACGTGGACGACCATAACAAAG TTCCTGAATATGAAGTCTCAAATCCGTACCAATCCAACGATGAAGGAGAGTTTGTGTCATATTCCCTGCATCCCGCCAGAGCAAAACGTAGCCTTGGATTGGatgatttttcatcttttaaactGAATGCATTCGGATCAAACCTTCATTTAAAACTGAAGAGGAATGAACACTTAATATCTCCGGGTCTCAAGGTTCTCCGTGAGAACAGCGACGGTTCCATGACGTCATATCCAGTACCAGAAAACACATACTATCTCGGACATGTCGCCTCCGATCCAAGCTCCACGGTCGCCGTCAGCAACAATGGTGGACTG ACAGGGATCGTGAAAACATCACGTGACACGCTTTTCGTCCATCCCCTTCCCGCGCATTTGGCTAAGCACGTGACCAGCAGTGAAGATGCAACGCCTCATCTCGTTCACAGAAGATCTGTAAAAGAAGAAGTCATTTCTCTCAAAAATGATGTCATGCACATGGTAAAAGAAG AAAACTGA